From Balneola sp. MJW-20, the proteins below share one genomic window:
- a CDS encoding OsmC family protein has protein sequence MSDNSESNKIVHVHLPKGEPLKTTLTAGRHELTADEPMDVPNGQDLGPDPYDYLLMALGSCTVMTMKMYAGHKGWELGDIFVELRHNKKHVEDCKNCKDPKSRMDVIEKEIIIKGDLDQKQLDRLIDISKKCPVHRTLLSDISIETSLG, from the coding sequence ATGTCAGATAATTCAGAAAGCAACAAGATTGTACATGTACACCTCCCAAAAGGCGAGCCCTTAAAAACCACACTAACTGCCGGCAGACATGAACTTACGGCTGATGAACCTATGGATGTACCAAATGGGCAGGATCTTGGACCGGATCCTTATGACTATCTCCTGATGGCATTGGGTTCCTGTACGGTTATGACCATGAAAATGTATGCCGGTCACAAAGGCTGGGAACTGGGTGATATTTTTGTAGAACTAAGACATAATAAAAAGCATGTTGAAGACTGTAAGAATTGTAAAGATCCAAAATCCAGAATGGATGTGATCGAAAAAGAGATCATTATTAAAGGCGATCTGGATCAGAAGCAGCTGGACCGGCTGATCGATATCTCCAAAAAATGTCCTGTACACCGTACACTGCTAAGCGATATCTCCATTGAGACAAGCCTTGGTTAG
- a CDS encoding DinB family protein: MSVWDNEFPTQDEYAHYYGNYVQLVPKENIINTLNRQMHEFYTFINTIPGDKAFEVYEEGKWSIKQIVGHLIETERVFVYRALAMSRRDPSPLPGMDQDDYVKYSNYNSRTLKNLGNEYLAVRISSIHLFQNMTKEMLSLSGNASGYDFTVRSFPFIIAGHELHHLNVLNEKYL, encoded by the coding sequence ATGTCAGTTTGGGATAATGAATTTCCTACCCAGGATGAATATGCTCACTATTACGGTAACTACGTACAGCTGGTACCCAAAGAGAACATCATCAATACACTGAACCGGCAGATGCACGAGTTCTACACCTTTATTAATACCATACCCGGTGATAAGGCCTTTGAAGTGTATGAAGAAGGAAAATGGTCAATAAAACAGATCGTGGGGCACCTGATCGAAACCGAGCGGGTCTTTGTATATCGCGCGCTGGCAATGTCGAGACGTGACCCTTCTCCTCTCCCCGGCATGGATCAGGATGATTATGTAAAGTATTCCAACTATAACAGCCGCACCTTAAAAAATCTGGGGAATGAATACCTTGCTGTACGGATCTCGAGTATCCATCTATTTCAAAACATGACGAAGGAAATGCTAAGCCTGAGCGGTAATGCCAGCGGCTATGATTTTACGGTCCGGTCCTTTCCTTTCATTATCGCCGGCCACGAGTTGCACCACCTTAACGTACTAAATGAGAAGTACTTGTAG
- a CDS encoding rhodanese-like domain-containing protein, with protein MFFQQIFEDKLAQYAYLIGCQATGEAIVIDPMRDIARYEKLAADNKLKIVAAADTHIHADYLTGLREFAEKGVKAIASDEGGNDWRYEWLLDSDYDHMLLKDGDTFKIGNIEFKAVHSPGHTPEHLSYLVTDGATTDQPMGILSGDFVFVGDVGRPDLLETAAGQKGVMESSAKVMYESLKIFNDLPEYLQLWPGHGAGSACGKALGAVPESTVGYEQRFNQSIRAAITEDDFVDFILSGQPEPPLYFARMKRDNRQGPPVLGHLPTPGRLTVQAIIGQVRISNAVILDTRDKESFMAKHIHGSLLSPLNKQFNTVAGSYIREDEKIFLIVDEDRLEEAVTDLIRIGLDNIEAYATPQDLEAFEDAGGELFRTDTIKFSDVDDKLKNKEAYLLDVRKLSEYEEGAHPDSLNIAHTRLLDRMDEVPTDKPVLVSCKSGARSAVAAALLERAEFVVKYVDDHVEPWLKKHGWDQVSSS; from the coding sequence ATGTTCTTTCAGCAGATCTTTGAAGATAAACTCGCACAATATGCCTACCTCATCGGATGTCAGGCTACAGGAGAAGCCATCGTAATAGATCCGATGCGAGATATCGCCCGATACGAAAAGCTGGCTGCAGACAATAAACTAAAGATTGTTGCTGCCGCCGACACTCATATTCATGCAGATTACCTGACAGGTTTACGAGAGTTTGCTGAAAAAGGAGTGAAGGCTATTGCTTCAGATGAAGGAGGGAATGACTGGAGATATGAGTGGTTGCTGGATAGTGATTATGATCATATGCTATTGAAGGACGGGGATACTTTTAAGATCGGTAATATCGAATTTAAAGCTGTTCATTCACCGGGACATACTCCCGAGCATTTGAGTTACCTGGTTACTGACGGAGCAACCACCGACCAACCCATGGGTATCCTGTCCGGAGATTTTGTTTTTGTAGGTGATGTCGGCCGACCCGATCTGCTTGAAACAGCAGCAGGACAAAAAGGGGTTATGGAGAGTTCTGCCAAGGTCATGTATGAATCACTAAAGATCTTCAATGACCTTCCGGAATATCTTCAGTTATGGCCGGGACACGGAGCTGGATCCGCTTGTGGAAAAGCATTAGGAGCTGTTCCGGAATCTACGGTGGGATATGAGCAAAGGTTTAATCAGTCGATCCGGGCAGCTATTACTGAAGATGATTTTGTTGATTTCATCCTGAGCGGGCAGCCTGAACCTCCATTGTATTTTGCACGAATGAAAAGAGATAACCGTCAGGGACCACCGGTATTGGGCCATCTTCCAACACCCGGGCGATTAACGGTACAGGCTATCATTGGGCAGGTTCGTATATCTAATGCAGTGATTCTGGATACACGAGATAAGGAATCATTTATGGCCAAGCACATTCATGGTTCTCTGTTATCTCCGCTAAATAAACAGTTTAATACCGTAGCCGGATCCTATATCCGGGAAGATGAAAAGATCTTTCTGATCGTTGACGAAGACAGACTGGAAGAAGCAGTTACAGACCTCATCAGGATCGGACTCGATAATATTGAGGCCTATGCTACTCCTCAGGACCTCGAAGCTTTTGAAGATGCAGGAGGAGAGTTGTTTCGTACAGATACTATTAAATTCAGCGATGTGGATGACAAGCTGAAGAATAAGGAAGCATATTTACTGGATGTCCGGAAACTATCTGAATATGAGGAGGGAGCTCATCCCGATTCACTGAATATTGCGCATACCCGACTTTTAGATCGCATGGATGAAGTACCAACCGATAAACCTGTATTGGTTTCCTGCAAATCAGGAGCCCGTTCGGCAGTAGCCGCTGCATTACTTGAGCGGGCAGAATTTGTGGTTAAATACGTTGATGATCACGTAGAACCATGGCTTAAAAAGCACGGCTGGGATCAGGTCAGTTCCTCATAA
- a CDS encoding DNA-3-methyladenine glycosylase I: MNPISRCEWADGQSESYVAYHDMEWGVPVHDDKVHFEFITLEGAQAGLSWATVLKKRDHYRRLFAGFDPEIVAGFTSETIERLLQDPGIIRNRLKVESTVTNAQAFLKVQEQYGSFDNYIWSFTGQKVLVNHPASIKDLPASTQLSDQISKDLKKRGFRFVGSTIIYAYLQACGIVNDHTIDCFRYEELT; encoded by the coding sequence ATGAATCCGATCTCCAGATGTGAATGGGCGGATGGACAATCAGAAAGCTATGTTGCCTATCATGATATGGAATGGGGTGTTCCAGTTCATGATGATAAGGTTCATTTTGAATTTATCACGCTTGAAGGTGCACAGGCCGGTTTAAGCTGGGCCACCGTTTTAAAGAAAAGAGATCATTATCGCCGGCTGTTTGCCGGTTTTGATCCGGAAATAGTAGCGGGATTCACTTCAGAAACCATCGAACGCCTTCTGCAAGATCCCGGGATCATACGAAACCGTTTAAAAGTGGAATCTACGGTCACAAATGCACAGGCTTTTTTGAAGGTGCAGGAGCAGTATGGTTCATTTGATAATTATATATGGAGCTTCACCGGACAGAAAGTATTGGTTAACCATCCTGCCTCCATAAAAGACCTTCCGGCCAGTACCCAATTATCTGATCAGATCTCAAAGGATCTCAAGAAAAGAGGTTTTCGGTTTGTAGGATCCACTATAATCTATGCCTATCTGCAAGCCTGTGGAATCGTCAATGACCACACGATCGACTGCTTTCGTTATGAGGAACTGACCTGA
- the ppc gene encoding phosphoenolpyruvate carboxylase encodes MSLTEQVKEFAANSGISQSLSDRIIQLTAILEKITEEKYGQEFINRMGILPGLARKALDEGDQSALKTASDEIQAMSLGEIRDLLKTYTTYFHLVNSLEQHEISRINHRREFDETKEEPRKESIAQAVYELKKAGYSLDEAIGIFERMNIEPTITAHPTEARRRSILTKQQAISAKLDALASGDLTPDQAEEMYLDIINQLNLWWDTDEIRSERLTVEDEVENGLFYFTHSIWDTIPTLYRDLRQAFMTYYGSVPELPVVIRYRSWIGSDRDGNPNVTSSVTWKTVLEQRRTVFDLYLRDLNELRRYLSISDKQVEITEDLERSLEIDREEAPISDRYHRRYKNEILRRKITHMMIRIEDQKQALERPKEELLRQSSQYDLNKLIRDLNLIRDCLIHNDLGGLLQQGPFFELMVRARTFGMHLSALDVRQHSRLHEETVHELLQKAGVAEDYASLNEEEKITLLRTELKNPRPLSPLNAEHSSTAERVLGVFLEIRDMFTLDKNFFGSYIISMTHGISDILEVMLLAKETGLWTYENGEISCELDIVPLFETIEDLENSAGLMEKIYEDPFTSAQIKARGNFQEIMLGYSDSNKDGGYWMANWALDKAQYQLGKVCRKHNVDFRLFHGRGGTVGRGGGQSSKAILAMPAISNNGKIRFTEQGEVISFRYSLTGITHRHLEQIVNAMAMVTMQPGDGEHNLKGDHEKNIMEDLAEKSMKTYRGLIDDKDFWGWYMGTTPIEYIGKLPIASRPVSRGSTGEMNFDSLRAIPWVFAWTQLRYNIPGWYGIGTAIEETISEHSDALDTMKKWFNDWPFFKTVLNNAQREMARTHLATAKLYERSETLTFHDHIVSEFKRTEKWILEITGTDNILDHNPVIQNSIAFRNPFTYPLNIVQSDLLRDNGKERGADEKTMTELMFLNINGIAAAMQSTG; translated from the coding sequence ATGTCTTTAACCGAACAGGTAAAAGAATTTGCCGCTAATAGTGGTATCAGTCAAAGCCTTAGTGACCGGATCATTCAGCTCACGGCTATTCTCGAAAAGATCACGGAAGAAAAATACGGACAAGAATTTATTAACAGGATGGGGATTCTGCCGGGACTGGCCAGGAAGGCACTGGATGAAGGCGATCAGTCAGCACTGAAAACGGCTTCGGACGAGATACAGGCAATGTCTCTTGGTGAGATCAGAGACCTGCTTAAAACCTATACCACCTATTTTCATCTGGTCAATTCACTGGAGCAACATGAGATTTCCCGTATCAACCACAGGAGAGAGTTTGATGAAACCAAAGAAGAGCCAAGGAAGGAAAGTATAGCACAGGCAGTTTATGAGCTTAAAAAAGCCGGCTATAGTCTGGATGAAGCTATCGGGATATTTGAGAGGATGAATATTGAGCCAACGATCACCGCTCATCCTACAGAAGCCCGCCGGCGCAGTATTCTTACCAAGCAACAGGCAATTTCTGCCAAACTGGATGCTTTAGCCTCTGGCGACCTGACACCTGATCAGGCAGAAGAAATGTACCTGGATATTATCAACCAGCTGAACCTGTGGTGGGATACGGATGAGATCCGGTCCGAAAGACTCACGGTTGAAGATGAAGTGGAAAACGGCTTATTCTATTTTACTCACTCTATCTGGGATACGATCCCGACCCTGTACCGTGATCTGCGACAGGCCTTCATGACTTATTACGGATCAGTTCCTGAATTACCGGTGGTGATCCGATACCGATCTTGGATCGGAAGTGACAGAGACGGGAATCCAAATGTGACTTCGAGTGTGACCTGGAAAACAGTCTTAGAACAGCGCAGAACGGTTTTCGATCTGTATCTGAGAGACCTTAATGAACTTCGTAGATATCTGAGTATATCTGATAAGCAGGTAGAAATAACTGAAGATCTTGAAAGATCTTTAGAGATAGACCGGGAAGAGGCCCCGATATCTGACAGGTATCATAGAAGATACAAGAATGAGATCCTCAGAAGAAAGATCACTCATATGATGATCAGGATCGAAGATCAGAAACAAGCGCTGGAAAGACCCAAAGAAGAACTGCTAAGACAATCTTCGCAATACGATTTGAATAAGCTGATTCGTGATCTGAACCTGATCAGAGATTGCCTGATCCATAACGATCTTGGCGGTTTACTGCAGCAAGGACCCTTTTTTGAATTAATGGTCAGGGCCAGAACATTCGGGATGCATCTTAGCGCATTAGACGTCCGGCAGCATAGTCGTTTACATGAGGAAACAGTACATGAATTATTGCAAAAGGCAGGAGTGGCTGAGGATTACGCTTCCTTGAATGAAGAGGAAAAGATCACTCTTCTGAGAACGGAACTGAAGAATCCCCGACCCTTAAGCCCGTTGAACGCGGAACATAGTTCAACGGCTGAGAGAGTGCTTGGGGTATTTCTTGAGATCCGGGATATGTTCACGTTGGACAAGAATTTCTTTGGCAGTTATATCATAAGCATGACTCACGGAATCAGTGATATACTGGAAGTCATGTTACTTGCAAAAGAAACTGGTCTGTGGACCTATGAAAATGGGGAGATCAGTTGTGAACTGGATATTGTACCACTCTTTGAAACCATTGAAGACCTGGAGAACAGTGCCGGTTTAATGGAAAAGATCTACGAAGATCCATTTACATCAGCACAGATCAAAGCAAGAGGTAATTTTCAGGAGATCATGCTGGGCTATTCAGACAGTAATAAAGATGGGGGGTACTGGATGGCTAACTGGGCACTGGATAAAGCACAGTATCAGCTGGGCAAAGTATGCCGGAAGCATAATGTAGATTTTAGGTTATTCCACGGACGCGGGGGTACGGTTGGAAGAGGAGGAGGACAGTCGAGTAAGGCGATTCTTGCCATGCCGGCAATATCGAACAACGGTAAGATCCGGTTTACAGAGCAGGGTGAAGTGATCTCATTCAGATATTCACTTACAGGAATCACGCACCGGCACCTGGAGCAGATTGTAAATGCCATGGCAATGGTTACCATGCAACCGGGAGATGGTGAGCATAACCTGAAAGGAGACCATGAGAAAAATATTATGGAGGACCTCGCAGAAAAAAGTATGAAGACCTATAGGGGACTGATAGATGACAAGGATTTCTGGGGTTGGTATATGGGTACAACTCCTATTGAATATATAGGTAAACTTCCTATCGCATCCCGACCAGTCTCCAGAGGAAGCACCGGTGAGATGAACTTCGATAGTCTCAGGGCGATTCCCTGGGTATTTGCCTGGACCCAGCTCAGATACAATATTCCGGGCTGGTATGGTATTGGTACCGCCATTGAAGAAACAATAAGTGAACATTCAGATGCACTGGATACCATGAAAAAATGGTTCAACGACTGGCCTTTTTTCAAGACCGTATTAAATAATGCCCAAAGAGAAATGGCCAGAACTCACCTGGCTACAGCCAAGCTTTATGAGCGCTCAGAAACTTTAACATTTCACGATCATATCGTAAGTGAATTCAAGCGTACAGAAAAATGGATCCTGGAAATTACGGGTACGGATAACATCCTGGATCATAACCCTGTAATCCAAAATTCAATTGCTTTCAGAAATCCATTTACCTATCCTTTAAATATAGTTCAGTCCGATCTGCTGAGAGATAATGGTAAAGAAAGGGGGGCAGATGAAAAAACAATGACAGAACTTATGTTCCTGAATATAAATGGGATAGCAGCAGCCATGCAGAGTACGGGGTAG
- a CDS encoding branched-chain amino acid aminotransferase, with the protein MPEGSDNKSYHNIFIKRPYFYAMMNEAMTNTDMQINLTDNSRIHEVDFNDLQFGKIFSDHMFECHYEDGAWNKPEINPYGPIEVTPAMNALHYAQTVFEGMKAFYKDENTINIFRPEVHHQRFNNSCRRVCIPETSYEMFISALDNLIRLDHQWVPKKPGTALYIRPFIFASDDLLAARVSDKYSYYIITSPVGAYYKEGFKPVKLTTPNGYVRAVNGGTGEAKTGGNYAASFLPARKAQQNGYTQVLWLDAIENKYIEEVGTMNIHFLIGDTLVTPALTGSILPGVTRRSVIQLAREWGLNVEERRISIDEVFDAYDDGDLKEVFGSGTAAVVSPVGLIEHNGRTIRLDQDEPGEFTQRCYDEITGIQYGRIEDTHNWVHEVKI; encoded by the coding sequence TTGCCGGAAGGATCTGATAACAAAAGTTATCATAATATTTTCATAAAAAGACCTTATTTTTATGCCATGATGAATGAAGCTATGACAAATACCGATATGCAGATCAATCTAACCGATAACAGCAGAATTCACGAGGTAGATTTTAATGATCTGCAGTTTGGAAAGATCTTCTCCGACCACATGTTTGAGTGCCATTATGAGGATGGGGCATGGAATAAACCGGAGATCAATCCCTATGGACCGATTGAGGTCACACCGGCTATGAATGCACTTCATTATGCGCAGACTGTGTTTGAAGGAATGAAAGCATTTTATAAAGACGAGAACACGATCAATATCTTTCGTCCGGAGGTTCATCATCAAAGATTTAATAATTCCTGCCGCAGAGTATGTATTCCTGAGACCTCATATGAAATGTTCATTTCCGCTCTGGATAACCTGATCCGATTGGATCATCAGTGGGTGCCTAAAAAGCCCGGTACAGCCTTATACATACGTCCGTTTATCTTTGCTTCTGACGATCTCCTGGCAGCGAGAGTTTCAGATAAATACAGCTATTATATTATCACTTCACCGGTTGGAGCCTATTACAAAGAAGGATTCAAACCGGTTAAACTCACAACCCCGAACGGATACGTCAGAGCAGTAAATGGGGGAACCGGCGAAGCTAAAACAGGAGGTAACTATGCTGCCAGTTTTCTGCCAGCCCGAAAAGCACAGCAAAACGGTTATACTCAGGTACTCTGGCTCGATGCCATTGAAAATAAGTATATAGAGGAAGTGGGGACCATGAATATCCATTTTCTTATTGGGGATACATTGGTAACCCCAGCCTTAACCGGATCTATTCTGCCCGGGGTGACTCGAAGATCTGTGATCCAGCTTGCCAGGGAATGGGGACTGAATGTTGAAGAACGACGCATAAGTATCGATGAAGTATTTGATGCTTACGATGATGGAGACCTGAAGGAGGTATTTGGCTCAGGTACTGCGGCAGTCGTTTCACCTGTTGGACTTATCGAGCATAACGGTCGTACTATTAGGCTGGATCAGGATGAGCCTGGAGAATTCACCCAACGCTGCTATGATGAGATCACTGGTATACAGTATGGCCGCATTGAAGACACCCATAATTGGGTTCATGAGGTAAAAATTTAG
- the crcB gene encoding fluoride efflux transporter CrcB codes for MGSVSIWSVIAVGSGGFLGAVSRYLISALTTPSWNMHSLPYGTITANLLGCFLIGLLAGVFQFKEWMNPDLRLFVFVGILGGFTTFSTFSSESFLLWKAGEIGLATWNLIIQIAGGLILVWSGYFCSKWFS; via the coding sequence ATGGGATCAGTGAGTATCTGGTCTGTAATTGCAGTTGGATCCGGCGGATTTCTTGGGGCAGTCAGCCGCTACCTGATCTCTGCACTTACCACCCCTTCCTGGAATATGCACAGCCTTCCCTACGGAACCATCACTGCAAACCTGCTGGGCTGTTTTCTGATCGGCCTGTTGGCCGGGGTTTTTCAGTTTAAAGAGTGGATGAATCCGGACCTAAGACTTTTTGTTTTCGTTGGAATTCTGGGTGGATTTACCACTTTTTCAACTTTCTCCAGCGAGTCTTTTCTGCTCTGGAAAGCTGGTGAAATTGGCCTCGCAACCTGGAATCTGATCATTCAGATCGCCGGGGGTCTTATTTTAGTATGGTCAGGTTATTTTTGCAGTAAATGGTTCAGCTAG
- a CDS encoding 2-hydroxyacid dehydrogenase yields the protein MSLLFIAPGRDLSGIESALQKLDPNIDIDIWPAVSSKERVRMAVCWNHPAHVLSEFPNLVLASSLGAGVNHLLNDGSLDEDIALSRVVTNDLKDQMTEYALMSVLAYRRKFARYVEQKREAHWSVSSPVPMSDSVIGVMGLGEMGMTIARSFAKLGYRVNGWNRSGKNTSDVQVYTGKDQLKSFLENSNIIICTLPLTVETEGILNLDLFKQIRKPGYFINMGRGSHLVEEDLIYALDVRELEGACLDVFEKEPLSPDHIFWNRPNIMITPHIAALTDDEEAASVILENYKRCLSGMDPLFKVDRKKGY from the coding sequence ATGTCTTTATTATTTATTGCTCCAGGGAGAGATCTCAGCGGAATAGAATCAGCGCTTCAAAAGCTGGATCCTAATATCGACATTGATATCTGGCCAGCTGTTTCCAGTAAGGAAAGGGTTCGTATGGCAGTATGCTGGAATCACCCCGCCCATGTACTTTCCGAATTTCCAAACCTGGTGCTTGCGTCCTCTCTTGGTGCAGGAGTGAATCATTTGCTCAATGACGGTTCATTGGATGAGGATATTGCCCTCAGCCGTGTAGTGACCAATGACCTTAAAGACCAGATGACCGAATATGCTCTGATGTCGGTTCTGGCTTACCGCAGAAAGTTTGCACGATATGTAGAACAAAAGCGAGAAGCTCACTGGAGTGTCAGCTCACCGGTACCTATGTCCGACTCCGTGATCGGGGTAATGGGGCTGGGTGAGATGGGAATGACCATTGCACGTTCTTTTGCAAAACTAGGTTACCGTGTAAATGGCTGGAACCGTTCCGGAAAGAATACATCCGATGTACAGGTCTATACAGGTAAGGATCAGCTAAAATCTTTTCTGGAGAACAGCAATATTATAATCTGTACCCTCCCTCTTACAGTTGAAACCGAGGGAATATTGAATCTGGATCTATTCAAACAGATCAGGAAACCGGGTTACTTTATCAACATGGGAAGAGGCAGTCATCTCGTGGAGGAGGATCTGATCTATGCATTAGATGTCAGAGAGCTCGAAGGAGCCTGTCTGGATGTATTTGAAAAGGAACCTCTGTCTCCGGATCATATCTTCTGGAATCGACCTAATATCATGATCACCCCACATATTGCAGCCCTGACCGACGATGAGGAAGCAGCCTCGGTCATACTTGAAAACTATAAACGCTGCCTATCAGGAATGGATCCTTTATTCAAAGTAGACAGAAAAAAAGGTTACTAG
- a CDS encoding Y-family DNA polymerase, translating into MMNIPDSFESRGSIAYAMIDCNNFYASCERAFDPSLKNKPIVILSNNDGCVIARSNEAKEIGIPMGAPEFKYREEFKKHKVAVLSSNYALYGDMSRRVMDVLREMTHDIEVYSIDEAFAELSTNTFADLEQYGKKIRERVLRYTGIPVSVGIAESKTLAKIANERAKKNPEYHGVLNLVGHDRTDELLSAIPLNDIWGIGNGMTLRLNRYHIETALDLKQTIRNKRWVRKHLNVTGLRTVLELNGIPCMKLEQTLNAKKGILSSRMFGKPMYKVQPVQEAVCSYAARAAEKLRAQKSVCTNLQVTLVTDKYENPGNKYKYTGFITFSNPTAHSPHIISAAADLTSSLFRNGNKYKKASVMLTGLHPDQEVQMDLFNESGYDDQQRALMSCIDQLNSKHGRNTANFAATGLHRQTGDERVWKMKQNYLSPRYTTRWDEIMTAKTG; encoded by the coding sequence ATGATGAATATCCCGGATTCCTTTGAGAGCAGAGGCAGCATTGCCTATGCAATGATCGATTGCAATAATTTTTATGCTTCCTGTGAAAGAGCTTTTGATCCATCATTAAAGAATAAACCCATTGTGATACTATCAAATAATGACGGATGCGTGATCGCAAGATCCAATGAAGCGAAAGAGATTGGTATACCAATGGGTGCCCCTGAGTTTAAATATCGCGAAGAATTTAAAAAACATAAGGTTGCTGTACTTTCCTCAAACTATGCTTTGTATGGGGATATGTCCCGTAGAGTCATGGATGTCCTGAGAGAAATGACCCATGATATAGAGGTATACAGCATTGATGAGGCTTTTGCTGAGTTGTCAACTAATACCTTTGCAGACCTCGAACAGTATGGGAAAAAGATCCGGGAACGGGTACTGAGATACACCGGAATCCCCGTCTCGGTAGGGATCGCAGAGAGTAAAACGCTGGCCAAGATCGCAAACGAAAGAGCTAAAAAGAATCCTGAATATCACGGTGTACTCAATCTGGTAGGACATGACCGGACCGATGAGCTTTTAAGTGCAATCCCTCTGAATGATATTTGGGGTATTGGTAATGGCATGACCTTACGCCTGAACAGATACCATATTGAAACTGCGCTGGACCTGAAACAAACGATCCGGAATAAAAGGTGGGTCAGAAAACATCTTAATGTTACCGGCCTAAGAACCGTTCTTGAGCTCAATGGCATACCCTGCATGAAATTGGAGCAGACCCTTAATGCAAAAAAGGGGATCCTGTCATCCAGAATGTTTGGAAAACCAATGTACAAAGTTCAGCCTGTTCAGGAAGCAGTTTGCAGCTATGCCGCAAGAGCTGCAGAAAAACTCAGGGCTCAGAAAAGTGTATGTACCAACCTGCAGGTAACCCTGGTCACCGATAAATACGAGAATCCGGGGAATAAATATAAATATACCGGCTTCATTACTTTTTCCAATCCGACCGCGCACTCCCCGCACATTATATCTGCAGCAGCCGATCTGACCTCCTCATTGTTCAGAAATGGGAACAAATATAAGAAAGCATCTGTGATGCTGACGGGTCTACATCCTGACCAAGAAGTACAGATGGATCTGTTCAACGAATCCGGTTATGATGATCAGCAAAGGGCACTTATGTCCTGTATTGACCAATTAAATTCGAAACACGGCAGAAATACTGCTAACTTTGCTGCCACAGGCCTGCACCGTCAAACCGGTGATGAACGAGTCTGGAAAATGAAACAGAATTATCTTAGTCCCCGGTATACCACCCGGTGGGATGAGATCATGACAGCTAAAACCGGATAG
- a CDS encoding LexA family protein: protein MQNMKAKDAHKSTNYLNLAENEQTGFPSPANDHLEHTLSLDELIVKRPASTFYVRAEGNEMNTSGIRDQDLLVVDRSVKPSSGQVVIVAIEEECLVRKLIIRGGHIYLISDQNDRQPIRVKPEMNWIIWGTVTHVIRNMTKA from the coding sequence ATGCAGAACATGAAGGCAAAAGATGCACATAAATCAACAAATTATCTAAATCTGGCTGAGAATGAACAAACCGGATTCCCCTCCCCTGCAAATGATCACCTGGAACATACTCTTAGCCTGGATGAACTCATTGTAAAAAGGCCTGCATCCACTTTTTATGTACGCGCTGAAGGAAATGAGATGAATACCTCCGGTATCAGGGACCAGGACCTGCTGGTGGTAGACCGCTCTGTTAAGCCATCGAGCGGTCAGGTTGTTATCGTAGCTATTGAAGAAGAATGTCTTGTCAGGAAGCTGATCATAAGAGGCGGACACATATATCTCATTTCTGATCAGAACGACCGCCAGCCTATACGGGTCAAACCGGAAATGAACTGGATCATCTGGGGAACGGTCACCCACGTGATCAGAAATATGACCAAAGCATGA